The Anopheles coluzzii chromosome 2, AcolN3, whole genome shotgun sequence genome window below encodes:
- the LOC120950963 gene encoding uncharacterized protein LOC120950963 encodes MFSILTNSGAYKTRTKLTNGQQKLQSNRTHRLPERMTKLDSKLVLLVLVGATTLLLLLPSASSVQPAVPYFEQRLGIGPLSSSEMAYLRRLAEEAYGETEVTTELSTAEADGTDAWDNSCVSEPVNEGGFSQEEVADEADEQPDDAAAAADV; translated from the exons ATGTTTTCGATTCTTACTAACAGTGGCGCATATAAAACTCGCACCAAGCTGACAAATGGCCAGCAGAAGCTTCAGAGTAATCGAACACACCGGTTGCCCGAAAGAATGACGAAACTGGACTCAAAACTGGTTCTTCTAGTGCTAGTCGGTGCGACgacactgctgctactgctgccctCCGCTTCATCAG TCCAACCGGCAGTGCCGTACTTTGAGCAGCGCCTTGGCATAGGACCACTGTCTTCGAGCGAGATGGCTTACTTGCGACGGCTTGCCGAGGAGGCATACGGCGAAACGGAAGTGACCACGGAGCTAAGCACGGCCGAAGCCGATGGGACGGATGCGTGGGACAATTCGTGCGTGAGTGAGCCGGTCAATGAGGGTGGCTTCAGCCAGGAGGAAGTAGCCGACGAGGCAGACGAGCAGCCGGACGACGCAGCGGCCGCGGCAGATGTTTAG